Below is a window of Pseudomonadota bacterium DNA.
GTCTGAAACGGCTCTTCTCAGCCGCTCATTCTCCTTTTGAAGGCGTTTGAGTTCCCTCAGCTGATCTGTCCCCATGCCACCGTATTGTTTCCGCCATCGGTAAAACGTTTGCTCTGTGATCTGAACTTCACGGATCGCATCGATCCGGGACATCCCTTGACCAACAAGCACCTCAACCTGGCGAAGCTTCGTAACAATCTCTTCCGGCTTGTGTCTCTTGATTCCCATGTCTTGATCCTCCTCTACTAACTATAAGGTTGGACCAACTCATTGGGGGAGGATCAGGTTGTCGCCGGGTTCGATCTTCTGGGCATACAATACGAGCCCGTTATGGTCGATTACTTCAGCCAGGGTCAAAAGCAACCGGAATATCTTGCGATCAACCCGAACGCTGAATTGCCGGCGCTTGTTGACGGCGACTTCACGCTCTGGGAGTCGAATGCAATCCTGCAATATGCCGCCGACAAATTCGGACCGGTTTCAGCCTATCCCCAGGAGCCGAAGATTAGGGCTGATATCAATCGCTGGCATCTGTGGGAGGCCGGCAAGTGGTCTCCCGCTTGTTACGTCTACTTGGTGGAAAATGTCGTCAAACCTCTGACCGGCTCGGCAGCGGATGTCGCCATACTCCAAGCGCACGCACCCACGTTCCATCGTTTGGCGGAGATTCTTCAGAATAGCCT
It encodes the following:
- a CDS encoding glutathione S-transferase family protein — protein: MGEDQVVAGFDLLGIQYEPVMVDYFSQGQKQPEYLAINPNAELPALVDGDFTLWESNAILQYAADKFGPVSAYPQEPKIRADINRWHLWEAGKWSPACYVYLVENVVKPLTGSAADVAILQAHAPTFHRLAEILQNSLVGKTWLCGVDVSLADIAIAAPMHLHPHQKMPLESYPDLQSWMARIEALPCWQRSDPSALLGLD